One window of Acipenser ruthenus chromosome 17, fAciRut3.2 maternal haplotype, whole genome shotgun sequence genomic DNA carries:
- the LOC117422991 gene encoding prothymosin alpha-A-like, with product MADTKVETSCDSPAKDLKEKKELVEDKENGKDKPANGKAENEENGEQEAENEVDEEDEDEVEEEDEEEDDGAGDDDEDEDEVEGATGKRAAEEDDEDDDDVETKKQKTDDDD from the exons atggcaGACACAAAAGTAGAAACCAGTTGCGATAGTCCCGCTAAG GAccttaaagaaaagaaagaactTGTAGAAGACAAAGAAAATGGCAAAGACAAACCTGCAAATGGAAAGGCA GAGAATGAGGAAAATGGCGAGCAGGAGGCAGAAAATGAGGTAGACGAGGAAGACGAGGATGAAGTtgaagaggaggatgaggaggaagatGACGGAGCAG gtgacgacgatgaagatgaagatgaggTTGAGGGAGCTACAGGAAAACGGGCTGCTGAAGAAGATGACGAG gatgatgatgatgttgaaaCTAAGAAGCAGAAAACCGATGACGATGATTAA